The genomic region GTTAAGGGATTTTTTATCAGGTAAATATTCTTTTATTAAAGAGCTTTCAATGGGAATGTCTCATGATTTTGAGGTAGCCATTGAAGAAGGTGCAACAATGGTGAGAATAGGCACAGCCCTTTTCGGGCAGAGAATATGAGGCTGTTTAATATGAATAAAGGGTTATTTTGTCATTCCGAGGGGCTCAATGCCCCGAGGAATCTCTGGCTCGTTCCGATGCTAAAAAAGTGGAGGAGATTCCTCGCTTCGCTCGGAATGACAGGAAAAAAAGCTCGGAATGACAGGAAAAAAAGCTCGGAATGAAGAGTAGAGGTAATTGAAAATTAAAGAAACTTGCAACTTCTTGATTTTCAAGAACTTGTAAGTTTTTGAACAGTCTCAATAAATTTAGGAGGCAAAATATGATAGGTTTTATTGGTGGTGGCAATATGGCAGAAGCCCTTATAAGAGGGCTTGTTAAAGAGGGTAAAAAAAATATTATCGTATCTGAACCAATTGCTGAAAGAAGAAGATACCTTGAGAACTGTTATGGAGTAAAAACAACGCCATCGAATCAGGAAGTTGTTAATTTATCTAACATCATTGTACTTGCAGTAAAACCTCAAAATATGAAAGAAGTTCTTGAAGAGATTAAAGATACTGTTTCTGAAAAACACACTGTAGTTTCAATAGCTGCAGGAATTCCTATTGAATTCATTCAGAAATATCTCAAAACAGACAAGTTAATCAGAGCTATGCCAAATCTTGCAGCCACAGTGGGAGAGGCAATAACTGTTCTTGCCCTTTGCGAGTGCCTTGAAATGAAGATTATAGCTCCGGTAAGAGACATATTCATGAGTGTGGGAAAAGTAATTACGCTGCCAGAACAATACATGAATCTTGTCACTGCTTTGTCAGGCAGTGGACCTGGATTTTTCTGTTACATAGTTGAGCAGTTTATAGATGTGGCAACAGAGCTTGGATTCGCTGAGGATATAGCAAAGGAACTCGTAGTGCAAACATTTATTGGAACAGCAAAGCTTCTTGACAGCGGACTTCCACCTGATAAAATCAGACAGAAGGTAACATCTCCCGCTGGAACAACAGAAGCAGGGCTGAAGGTTTTGTCTCAGGGAGCATTAAGAGAAATCCTTTTTAAAACAGTGCAGGAAGCAGCAAAAAGAGCTGAAGAGCTCAGCATTCAGAGCTGAGGTGAAAAAATGTTTATAATTGGAAATCTCATAATTGCACTGGCAAACATTTTAGATATTGTCTTTACCATTTATACCTTTATCGTGATTATTGCAGCAGTACTTAGCTGGGTGAACCCAGACCCTTACAATCCTGTTGTCCGCTTCGTTTATGCAGTTACAGAGCCTCTGCTCAGACCAATAAGAAGACTGTTACCCCTGAGACTTCCTGTTGATATTTCACCATTAATTCTTTTGCTTTTGATATATTTTCTACAGAGATTTTTAATCCCAAGCCTTGTAGAGCTTGGTTACAGAATTAAAGGAGGCATTGTATGAGAATCACACCACTGGATATTCAACAAAAGCAGTTCAAGGTTAAATTCAGAGGTTTTGACATGGAAGAAGTATACTCTTTTCTTGAGATTATCAGGGAAGAGTTGGAAGAACTTTTAAAAGAAAACTCAATGCTAAAGGAAAAGGTTGCAATCCTTGAGAATCAGATGGAGGAATACAGAAAGATTGAGCAATCAATTAGAGATACATTGATGACAGCACAAAAGCTTGTTGAAGACTACAAAGCAAATGCTAAAAAAGAGGCTGAACTTATAATTAAAGAGGCTGAAATAAAGGCAGAGAATATTATTAAGGAAGCACAGGAAAAAGTTGTCAAAATTCACGAGGATATTGTGGATCTAAAAGGAATAAGAAGGCATTTTAAAGAAGAGATAAAAAGACTCATAGAGAGTCATTTAAGAATGCTTGAGTTTGATAAAGAAAGAGAAGGGGAAGAAGAAAGTGAGATTTAGTTCTTTGAGAGGAATGCAGGATATTATAGAGCAAGTTCACCTGTGGAGCCACATTGAAGAAAATGCAAGAGAAATATTTAAACTCTATAATTTTAAGGAAATCCGTACCCCTGTTGTAGAGAGTGCTGAAGTTTTTCTAAGAAGTATTGGTGAGGATACAGATATAGTGGAAAAAGAGATGTACATCTTTAAAGACAAAAAAGGAAGAACCGTTGCCTTAAGGCCTGAAGGAACAGCTTCTGTTGTCAGAGCTTACATTCAACACAGTCTTTTTCTGAGTCCA from Thermodesulfovibrio sp. 3907-1M harbors:
- a CDS encoding YggT family protein — protein: MFIIGNLIIALANILDIVFTIYTFIVIIAAVLSWVNPDPYNPVVRFVYAVTEPLLRPIRRLLPLRLPVDISPLILLLLIYFLQRFLIPSLVELGYRIKGGIV
- the proC gene encoding pyrroline-5-carboxylate reductase yields the protein MIGFIGGGNMAEALIRGLVKEGKKNIIVSEPIAERRRYLENCYGVKTTPSNQEVVNLSNIIVLAVKPQNMKEVLEEIKDTVSEKHTVVSIAAGIPIEFIQKYLKTDKLIRAMPNLAATVGEAITVLALCECLEMKIIAPVRDIFMSVGKVITLPEQYMNLVTALSGSGPGFFCYIVEQFIDVATELGFAEDIAKELVVQTFIGTAKLLDSGLPPDKIRQKVTSPAGTTEAGLKVLSQGALREILFKTVQEAAKRAEELSIQS
- a CDS encoding DivIVA domain-containing protein — protein: MRITPLDIQQKQFKVKFRGFDMEEVYSFLEIIREELEELLKENSMLKEKVAILENQMEEYRKIEQSIRDTLMTAQKLVEDYKANAKKEAELIIKEAEIKAENIIKEAQEKVVKIHEDIVDLKGIRRHFKEEIKRLIESHLRMLEFDKEREGEEESEI